In Haliaeetus albicilla chromosome 26, bHalAlb1.1, whole genome shotgun sequence, the sequence CTTTCAGACCTTTTGCATATTCGTATATTTGCACTTAAGCCTTTTTACTGTTGCAGGGAATATGGTGAAAATACCAGAGTGAACTGTGTGGGCTTTTaagtttttggttggttggttgtttttttaatttaacatccCACTGTTCATCTCTGAACTGGCTGATACCCAAATGTTgcccaccccccctttttttttttaacctgtagAGAATTTCTGAGCATGACACATACATAGCACTGGATACAGCCTCTCCTGCTTTATTCTTGCAAGTGCTGGGATTATGAAGTATTTAATTCCTCTTTCCACAAAAACTAGACCAGAGCAAAGGAGAACAGAGGAATGCTTCCAGGCAGTCATATTCCCTTCCTTGTACACGGTCTCGTTCATGGGCTAGTGAAATGAAGGGATGTGTGGTGTGTTCAGGACTATGATAGTGTCTGCAAGTGTGAATACCTCGATGTGTTGCAGTAAGAAGATGGTACAGTGGAAGGCTTCCCATCAGCAGACTGATGCTGGTGTGGCTTCTACAGGTGAGCATCAGCTATTCAGGGACAGAAGGGCATGATTATAGTTTATATCACCTGAGCTGTGGCATTGTACCACACCTCCTGCTACAGTAATATGGAAAGTCACGATGAACTCCAGGAGATCTGTTACTAAATAGTAGAGAAGGGGTGTGGGGGAGAAGTAACTGCTTGCCCCTGTGattctttggggaaaaagaaattgtacaAGAAACTTTTACATTCTTCTAAGGGGGCTAAGTGAATTTGTGTGGCAACTCCAGGTCTTCCTAAGCAGAGGAACACATCTGCAGGATCTGACAGAACATACTAGGCCAGTCACCTGTTCTTAATCAGAAAAATCTCTCATGAGGATTTGACTGTTACAGCTTGTCAGGTTAATTTGCATGCAGGCTCCTGGGCCTGAAGTCTGCAAGATCTTTAGTAGTCCCTCCCAGCTGCACCCAATAGTCTAGGAGTGGATAATGCTACTCTCACCTTGCTTGGAAGACACTTTTGTggcagaagttatttttaatagtgtATTTTTATACTGAAGTGTAAGCAACAGCAATACAACGCTCTTCCTAGAGAGCGACAGAGAAGGGAGTATGGGAAATGGGAGCAATCAACAATCCCATACCTCACTAGATAAGTATGTTTTGTAGTAgcttttaatgttaaaaaaatgtcttgtgTGGGAGGGTAAGTGATGAGTTAGGAAGCTGGGAAAGATTGATTTAAGGAAGCTGGGAAAGATTGACTTAACCCTCACCCACTGGTAAGGCTGGGGTTTTAAACTCTTGCAAGCTTTAACTCTTTAATCATCCATCACTTGCGGATCAAATACTGTAGTGCAAGACAGAAGTGCCTATCACTTGGTTGATTGTAGTGGTTTTTTAAACTGGTATGAGGGATTGAGCtatttttgtgctgcagcaactACTCCCTCACTTGTACTTAAACTTCCTTTATGATGTGCTGCAAAAAACTTATAGGTCTCAACACTATAATGTTAATTCAAATTACAACAGAGAGCTTAGCTTTTATCTTACactctaaattaaaaatgtcaatTGCCTTTTACAGCCCATGTGGAGTTTGTCAAATGTTGGCAAACTGTTCATGCTGATGCAATCTTCAGAGCCAAATGCTAGCTAGCCATTAACCTTGGGACATTGGACTGTTGCTTTTCATGTACAGTGTTTTGCCTATTAACTGACTTATTCATAGGTGTATTATGCTACATCCAGTGCAATCTCAAAACACTAAATATTACTACTGTACTGCAGTTGGAATAAATCTTGAGTCACTTTTCTCGGTTTAATCATTTTCAGCTATAGGAAAGTACTAGTTTATGTGGTTTTTCAACTAGCTGCACTGTGGCTTTCTGTTAAGCTTCCTTTATTCTTAAAGAGTTGTTTATAACAATAGATAAGCAGATGAAATAGCCTGTTGATATTAAAACATGTTGATTCATCCGACAGCACAGTAAGGAATTCAGCAGTTAAATACAGCTCAGTAGAAACAAAAACCTACGAAAAAGCCTTGAAGTCTCTGCTTGCTCTGCTTCATAGTTATTAACAGATATCTTCCACCATActgccaggcactgcaggacAAATATGCCTCAGGTAGCTTGTTTAGCCATTCCTCCTCTCTGCACTGTGTTTGGAAAGCTGTCATTCAAGGTGGCTCTTCACCTCTCTAGCTAGCAAAGGTGTGATAGGGCTACAGGCCTTCATCGTATCTCCGTGGGCCAGAGCATCTGCAGCCTCTctagcactgaaaaaaagccagtgtGTAAACAACAGCCTAATTCAAGTGAGGTACAGCTGTTGGCAACAACTCACACCTCACTGAACAGCCAGTTGTTCACACTGTTGTGAACCATGTGTTGTGCTGTAATGATGCACAACAAAACTCGTTATGAAGCATATATGGGAAGCGTAAGCTGTCTTGTTCATCAGGACTTTGTACTATGCCTGCACCACTCCGCACACATGACAGCTTGGCTGTTTGGCCCAGGGCGTCAGGCAGATGAATCTCTAGGGCCAGGCTGCCTCTTTCTGTCAAGAGAGCAGCACTAACTACATAGCTGTATTTTAACCATAGCCTCTCATTTTATGAGCACAGCATGAGATCTTGTAACATTCCCTGCAGAAGGCAGCTGAATTAAAGCAGCAGTTGCTTGTACTGGACTTTGGTAAGaacaaaattcagtttcagCAACTGCTCAGCTACTCTCACCTGGCCAATGGACTGTTTCTCTAGGGATCAGACCTTTCCCCCCtgcttaacatttttctttcaagttgtCTGATCCACTCTCAAGTGGcctattaaaaagaataatggCCAAAGTTACCCAGTCACAGCAAGACAGACGGAGCAAGGACCTCAGCTTTGAAACCATACAGTCTACCGTACAGTCTAAAGGGGATGAATACGACATGATTGGAAGGATCAAATCTGGGAGTGATTTCAGGCACACATATTTCTTTTACCCAGATGGAAATGCTCCTAGCCAGGTCTGCTGTATTCAAGAACAGAGGAGAGATTAAATGGAGGCAGTCTCCACCCTTTCACTATTATTTCTACACACTCTAGAGGAAGCTTCCATCTACCCTAAGCCATCTAGGGCTATGATACAATGAAATACTTGCTACCAATATATGTCAAATGCTAGTATAGATGCTGCAATGACACACAAAGCAGAACTAAAACATTTAATGCTGGAAGAGCCACAATGCTGCTTGGCTGAACTGTTTCTTTTGATGAGAACGTACCAGATGGCAGTAAAAGTTTATCGTTTTCACGTCTGCTTTTTTCCATTAGCTAGTCATTTGCTATAATCAGGAGGTCAAAGAAACAGATAAATACCCAAGTTCAAAGCACTCATTTGCTGACAAATACTAGAACTAATAATTTGCATATTATACAACTTCAGAGTAGAACTGGACAGCTGGAGTCTTACTGgccccttttttcctcttgcagagAAAACATCCAAGATGGTACCACTGAAAATGTGAGTGGCTTCAATCAGAGCCTGCAGGGTGTTCAGTCAGTGGTAACACAGTGGGAGGAGGAGACAAGAAGCAGGGTTTTAACTAGTCTCTAGCAGACAAGTTCATCCTTATGATACTGTTGAGCACACACACATCTAGAAATTCTGCCGCTACAAAAATGGTGCAAGTGTAATTAGTACCGATGGTCTAGAAGTGCAGCTTCCACTCCAAACTTCATTTGTTTCCCTTTCACAAGGTAGCAAAGAGTCACATCTCCTCCTATTGCCTTTGAGCTCAAGAAGGGAGATAGCTATAGTCAAGCACAGCTGAACACTTCAGCCAGAAACGCAGTATGCTCTTCCTCAACAAATAGTAAGTTTGTGCAAAATTAACGTCACTCAATGCAAAGTACACCAGAAGGTAGctaagaaatacatttccaatgagaaaagtttattttgagTAGAAACTGGAGTGAAAAAAAGCCTCTGCAGTGCTCACATTCAGAAACAATTCTGACACTTCGCAGTAACTTCAGTTGACAcatttcactatttttttttcttcaaatgcctTTGGATCTGTCTTCATCCCTGCCTCAAAGGCATACAGTATTGCGAGAAGATGAAAAAGGGAAACCCCTGCACGCTGGCCCCTGAATTCTACATGCaggtgaagagaaaaaaactcttTTCCATGTCCTTGGTATAAAATTTAACCTGTACATGTTTCCCATTAAGTTACACCCTTTCCATGAAGCTGACTCACCAGTCAGAAAGCacacttttcttcctcttgagGTCACTGCTGGGACAGCATGCTGTGGGCAACTTTAtacttaaaaaacccaccaaaaataGAAACCAACTACAATGATCTGGCAGTCAAGGATTTTAACTCACTTCCTTGTAATATTAAGTCTGCCCTCTGAACACTGTTCACACCAAAGTTTCATATTCTTGGTTTGACATGCAGGAGACCAAATTAATACCACTGTTTTGAGAAAGACAATGGTACTGCATGATGTTAGATAGAAgactctggattttttttaattacagaatcCGCCCTTATCTTTACTGGAGCCAAGCTGTTCAAGGAGAAGAGACACATATCCTGCTTTTAATGCAGTTATAGGAATATTCCCACACAAGCCCAATGAACGCTTTCACAGACATAGGAACTTTGATTAAAATTCTCAACGTTGTCTAGAGATCACCCACATCAAACCAAAATCCAATTAAAATTAGGTCACAGTCTCAGTCCTTCTATACGTGCCAACAGTCTGCCAAATAGTTCTGACGATCGACACACGATCTGAGAGGAGGCTTCGGCACTGTCAGACACAGACCCCTGTATTCACAACGCAGTTCGTTCTTACCTTGACAACACAAGGCTGAAGTACTTGGGAGCCGTGACTAGtgacagaataaaaatgcagaggCACTGCGGCTTATTTACACAccagttaaaaaataatgttcccttctttaaaaagtgcttaaaaatgaaatgtccCGGGTTCTCCACTTTGTGATTAAGTTAAATTTGCTTCTTTGCAGGATGTAGCAATAAATTGTTAGAAGTAATAATCCAGCTTTGCATCCACAGTTTTACATCCTTTATCTGAATAAATTCTCTCCTCTCTGGGGAAGTAGGTCATCTCATTGGCTATTCTGGTTAAAATGTCTTCATCCACAGCATAGCCACGTGATTCAATCTCAACCTTAACACACATTTTCACATGTTTGTATTCCAGAGGCAGGAAGGGAACAAAGTAGTCAATGAGATTTCTGTCAATCAAGGTGCTGTGCCAAAATCCACCtacaaagggaaagagaagggggtTGTTACTACTCCTCCAGTTAAACGCTACCACGGGTTGAATGGGAGCAAAAGGTGTATCATAGCCCTCTGCTACACACCAGCAAGAATTCACCTGTATTTTTTAGGGCCGTATAATGCACAAGTCCAAATACAAGCCTCTTTTCATGGTACTTTGTACGTAAAGTTTTGGGCAGACACATAAATGTGGTCCATTGGAGCTGAATGAATGAATTCTGAGTGAATGCATTTAAGCCTTGCTCCCCAGGTGCTAGTCTCATACCTTCCCCTCTCTCACCTAGAGAAGAACAGATTTGCTCTCTCTCATCAGTTCTCCCAGACCAGCtttcttgctcctttttttgGAGCTTGCATctaacctttttaaaaaaagtacaatgtttgcttctgtcctggtttcagctgggatagagttaactgtcttcctagtagctggtacagtgctatgttttgagttcagtatgtgaagaatgttgataacactgatgttttcagttgttgctcagtaatgtttagactatagtcaaggatttttcagcttctcatgcccagccagggcacaagaagttggcacaggacacaaccagggcacctgacccaaactggccaacggtgtattccataccatgtgacgtcccatctaatataggaactgggaagtggaggcagggaatcgccgctcggggactagctgggtgtcggtcggcgggtggtgagcaattgccctgcgcatcatttgtacattccaatccttttattactaccgttgtcattttattagtgttatcattatcattattagtttcttcttttctgttctattaaaccgttcttatctcaacccaggagttttactttttttcccgattttctcccccatcccactggatggggggcagtgagtgagtggctgcgtggtgcttagttgctggctggggttaaaccacgacagcttcCCATGCTAATTTTAGAGCATAACTATGCTAAAACCCCTTTTCACCAGAAGTCCTGTGCAAGGAAACCTAGGAAGCACTGGActgcccacagcagggctggcatGTCAGCTTGTTGCTCCTAAATAGCTGCCTGAAGGCTTTAACAGACTGAGCAAGACAGGAGAAGTGGGTTGGGGGCCAAGGAAGTGGCTTCCccataataaaacattttattggttaaagatttttcagctaCTGTAATATCTAGCCTTACTGTCAggatttctgtttgctttccctTTAGCCCATTAGTATGTCAATGAATGCACAGCGTAGACCTCCCCCAACATATGCAATCCAATGGACAGCAAACACGCTGGTAGCCAAGGTGAACACAGAGCTCCTTAACCTTCATCTCAAGAGCTGACTGTAGGCCCCAAACTGCATAGTGCCTCCTTGCTAGCTGAAAACTGGAGGCCAGATCAAGCAGAAATCATAGCTGTAAAAATGCAGCTAAATGCAGCCCACCCCTTTTGTGGAACTTTTACCACCTCAAAAGCAATCACAATTTTACTCACTATTTTTGTTATTGAAGACAGACACAGACAGTGCATTTTGGATATCTGTGAGCTGTATATCTTCCCTTGTCCTCCCGTTTCTCCAGAAATCTAGGGCCACCTCTGTTATCTTTTCAGCTCCTGCATTGCTaagtaaagagaaaacaaagattgTAGCTGGAGGTAGTTTTAAAAGGCATCAAGTGTACAGAAGCAAGCCTGAGAAGCCACTTCTTACCTGAGGAATATGAAGATGGCTTGGCGGTAAGACACCCCATCCAGAAGCTCATAGTAGTCCAGGAATGGCTTGATGGAGTCAATGAGTCCTGCATGCATTTTATCCATTTCATCAAATATGAAGAGTGATCTGGGACAGATGCTCACATTTCCCCGAATCCACGACTGCAACTGGTCCTGGGTggcataaaaatgaaagatgctAAATGAGTTTGtgttgaaaacacagaaaataacacTTCTGCTTATTGACCTTTGTCCTGAAAGAGTCATTTCAATTGTGTCATTTTAATAGCTCTGGCTTCTTGACGAAAACATTGTTAAAAGCTGTCAGTAAAACTTTAACAAAATCTCATGCTGGTTCTGAAAAATTTTAAGACACCCAGAGACAGGATGGGACAAGCAGGAAACCTCCTCATGAGAAAGATATTCCTGTAAACATAGCAAAAATGAAAGTGCACAGTAGGACAAAGGATGGGTACCACCAAAGAACAGCAACACAAAGCAAAGCCCTGACAAGTAAGATGATTACTTTCAGCAGCGCTTTAGTCTAAACATCCTTAGGTGTCAAAGCTACAAACAATATTAAATTTGCTACCTGGACAGCACCAGTGAAAAATTGCAGCTGCAGTCATTGGCAGAAGTAAACAGAATTCAGTTCTCAACCCTGCTTTTTAATAATTCAGAAGTTAAATGAAGACAATTACAAGCCCTTCTTAAAACACAATATTGTTCAGAAGGGCTAACGCTTTGTTGTATTTAAAGATTCTCTCACTTAAGTGTTACATTTAAGATCAAtaatgaactggaaaaaaaaaagggttgaTCTGCTGGCAGATAAATGCAAAGTAACTGTTTTGACCATTTgcaatgatttttatttatttatttatttatttatttattttattcactgTTTACTCAGTCCCTGaactgcagaggcagcacagGAAGGTGGCATTGGGTGTATTGTGGGTAAGAAGTGATAGTTCCTCCTACTACCTTGGGCAGCAAGTTTCCCAAGTGTATTCACcttgaaacaaaagcagaaaaggattcattttattttaaaacagctcAGCTGCAAGAAGGGGGAAAGTAAGCTGTAAAAGAGGAAACCGGTATTTACATCATTTAGAAATCAGGTTTGTAGACCATCCTGTTcccatttttaatatatacaaaCTGAACATAAACATTCAGCACTACAAAAGACAGCAGTACTCATTCAAACTCTGCTGTTAATAAAGTTAGAAcagaaaaacccacaaaacatgGATTTGAGCTACTGCTCCGCATGATATCCACCTGCCTAGAGAACTGCGCTGACGCTTAGCAAACTGACAGAACAACTCCAAATACATTTATCTGTACCTTTCTGACAACAGAATATTGTGTgattttgttttacagctggGAAATGGATGCACAGAAAAACTAAATAACCTGCTCAGCGTACGGTAAAACTGAAAAGTACATCCATGCCTCAGAGAGAAAGCTTCAGCTTGCCATGCTACCTGACACACCTGGAGGTCACCAGGTGGTTTACCAGAACCATGAACTATTAGTTTTTTGCAGTGCCCACCAGCATATCACCTAACCATGGAAACCTGCTGAATCACACTTAACCTTAAGTCAGTCACATGTCTCAGCAAAGTATAGAACAAAAATTAACCTTATCATTCTTCCCTAAAGAGAGGCtcaaaacacatgcaaaaaactTTACATTCACGGGAAAACTAGTCCTGGTGGATGTCAGGATTTACACAGTTCTGTACAGAAGATTCCAAAACTGGCACAGGATACATTTAACTGCGTAGAATAACAACTAGGTTAATAGTACTGCTAGTGCCGTAACATTCATAATTCAATACAGCAGTCACCGCAGCAGAGCCGTGCCCCACTGCCACGGGTTCCACAGCACACTCTTACCTTGTAGAGATTGATGCTGTGAGCGTGAGGAAAGTGTAAAGTTGCCACGAACTGATGGACGTATTTACTCCGCAGACCTCTTTTATAAATGCTTTCGGCGACTATCCTACCGACGAAGTTTTTGCCTGTTCCAGTCCACCCGTGCAAGGAAAGGGCAAGAGGCTTTTTGGCGTTGGTGTTGTTCAAGAAGCCCTTCACGGCCTTTACAACCACCTTGTTCACCAGGTGCTGCCCGAACAGCTTCTTGTCCAAATTCTCCTGCAGAGCTGGACGGAGAGACCGCACCGTCAACAGCGAGGAGAGGGGACAGGCACGGGGTCCCGCCGGCTTCTACCTCCTTCGAGGAGGGTCCAGCAGCACCCACCCCGCCGTGAAGGCTGCCAGCCCCACGCCAGCAAAGGGCCGGCCGAGCTGGAGCAGCGCCCCGCGGCCCACGCAAGCCCCACGGGGAGACCACCCCACAGGCCCTGCCCGGCTCCCGGGGCCTCTGCACCACCCCCGACGCCCTCCAGCCACCTCCCGCCGTGTCCCCCTCAGCCCGCCCCGGCCCCACACCGGCGGCGGCGCGCTGGTCGTGCCGCTGGAGGCAGCACTCCCTGAAGTAGCAGTAGAGCCGCGGGTAGGAGATGAAGCCGGTAAGGGCCGAGGCGGCGGCGCCGGCGATCGCTAGCCCCAGGCTGATGGGCTCCACGGCGTTCGCTGGCCTGAggagcggcggcagcagcagcagcaccagacCCAGGGCCGCCCGCAGCACGCCCGGCAGCAGCTTCAtggccggcccggccccgccgccggcgccgccaGCCCCGCCGCTCCAGCCGCCGCTTCCGCCCCGCAACGCCGcttccgccgccgccgccatcttgggtACGGGCAGAGGCGGGGCGGGCGGTGAGGGCGGCCGCCATGTTGGACGGgcgcccggggaggggggccgCCGCCCGCGGCTGTAATTAGCTAAATGGCGGCCTCGCGTGGTACACCGCAGTAAATACCGCGCTCCCGCTCCAACGTTACGATTCGCAGTGCCGTGTTTGCAGGTAGTCGGAGCGGATGCCACCCCACACCTGCAGGGGGGCACGGGCTCGGAGACAAACTCGCGCGTTTACCCGGCCCAGAgacctttccctttttctgaaaaaaaagtcaaactggGGCTATCCCACCCCTCCCTGGAGTTTCCACTCCTGAGTGATGGGACACAGACACCTGCACAGCCACGGGACACCCCGGCCATCACCAGCACCCGGAAACCATCGGCGTGTATCCCggaaagaaaaatgccatttacGATCActtaaaaacacttttattattttaaaagttccaAATCTTGCCTTCAAGTTCCCACACATCACACCTCCTGGGAAGACGTGGCTGACACAGGCTGCAGGGCCTCTGCCTTCGTCACCAGCTGCCACACTGACCCTGTCCCAAGagctgaaaatgagattttcctGCATTCAACAGTTACAACTTGAGCCGCTTTTCTTCTTCGcagctaaaataaaatgcagtgaaCTGCTACAGAAGTAAGTTTACAGGAGGGAAAAAGACACAAACCAACACAGCACATGATATAAAATCCCTGGCGCTGACTATCTGCTGTCATTTCTTGCACTGATGACAGACCCAGCGAGGCAGCGCCAGGCACAGCCAACACTGTGATTTCTCCCGGAGCACTTGCAAGCCAGgcggaggagcagcagcactgaacaCGCTGCTGCAGCATCTCAGCCTTACACGCTCTGCACAGCAAAGGCCCTTGGGAACAAACAAGAAGTCTCTTACAAAGCGCCGTTGAAGCAAACCAGCTTTACCCCTTCCCTTTATATTTCCAAGGCAAACAGCACTGCTGCTCTTAAAGGatctcttttttccctgatttttttaGGAGGGTGAAAGAATCTGTAAAAGCAAGTTTGTTTTCTCACTAAAAAATGCCAACCATGAAAGCTCATGTTCTTATAAAAGAATTTTTATAACTGAAAATAACTTATATACAAGATTTTACCAGCCAAAGAGTTCACAATCACCTGCAAACTGATTCAGTACAAGATCACAAGAAAAGCTTGGTAGGTAACACTGGTACGTGATGGCAGTGACTCTCCCCAACTCCATTTCAGGTCATTGCCATAAAATCCTTTATTAGTGGAAAGTAAGAACCACTGCAAAGACTTCAGTCCATGTTCATCAGTATCGCCTATTCATCTTCTTGAATTTCTCATAGTGATAATCATCTGTTGCTTTTTCATTGAGTGGACGTTTGCGATTTGGAGGAGACCcttcaaaagaaagagaaggaaatattatTTCCCTGACTTTTACAGGAGATATTTCCTTAACGCCACCACTTCCCTTATATGGGGGAAGCCCCCTGCTACGTGAAAGGTTAGTGCTTTAGCTGTCACTGCTCCCCAACCTTGCACACCTTGCTATTCCAGCTTTCATCGAACTCCTGTCAGCCAGCTTTGGCAACACGTTTCGGGTGTGACCTTTGCTACTCGACCCTTGGACATCTCTCAAGACAACCTCTATCCAGAGGGCTTCGTGTGTGACCTAGTAGTGGTACCTCAAGTGCAATAGCCTGTCATGGACTTAGATTACTCCGTTTCC encodes:
- the LOC104321048 gene encoding torsin-1A, yielding MAAAAEAALRGGSGGWSGGAGGAGGGAGPAMKLLPGVLRAALGLVLLLLPPLLRPANAVEPISLGLAIAGAAASALTGFISYPRLYCYFRECCLQRHDQRAAAALQENLDKKLFGQHLVNKVVVKAVKGFLNNTNAKKPLALSLHGWTGTGKNFVGRIVAESIYKRGLRSKYVHQFVATLHFPHAHSINLYKDQLQSWIRGNVSICPRSLFIFDEMDKMHAGLIDSIKPFLDYYELLDGVSYRQAIFIFLSNAGAEKITEVALDFWRNGRTREDIQLTDIQNALSVSVFNNKNSGFWHSTLIDRNLIDYFVPFLPLEYKHVKMCVKVEIESRGYAVDEDILTRIANEMTYFPREERIYSDKGCKTVDAKLDYYF